A genomic stretch from Colwellia sp. Arc7-635 includes:
- a CDS encoding LysR family transcriptional regulator, which translates to MDTFSAIPVFVAVVENGSFSQAALRLGTSKSAVSKRISQLENKLGAQLLHRTTRQLSLTEAGERYFEYALKAYIAAGEGIDSVSQLQGNPKGLLKVNTPMSFGRLHIAPLVTDFLMKYPGIELNMVMDDKVVDLVEAGFDLAIRAGNLQDSTLIARRLAPCRSVICASPNYLAKHSAPQSPEDLIKHNCINYAYFSGGSEWTFHGESGPLKVKVAGNYQVNNSEALHQATLSGLGIAKIPTFIVGEDINQGKLVPLLPEYSLSMQNFYAVFPERRHLPAKVRVFIDFILDRLGGEQPTWDKV; encoded by the coding sequence ATGGACACTTTCTCAGCTATTCCCGTGTTTGTTGCTGTAGTAGAAAATGGCAGCTTTTCTCAGGCGGCTTTACGCTTAGGCACAAGTAAATCAGCAGTTAGTAAGCGCATCAGCCAGCTTGAAAATAAATTGGGTGCGCAGTTATTACATCGAACAACACGGCAACTCAGTTTAACAGAAGCAGGAGAGCGCTATTTTGAATATGCTCTAAAAGCCTATATTGCTGCTGGAGAAGGAATAGACTCCGTTTCACAGTTACAAGGAAATCCCAAAGGTTTATTAAAAGTGAATACACCTATGTCTTTTGGTCGATTGCATATAGCGCCTTTAGTGACCGACTTTTTAATGAAATATCCAGGTATCGAACTAAATATGGTCATGGACGACAAGGTTGTTGATTTAGTTGAAGCTGGGTTTGATCTCGCTATTCGTGCGGGGAATTTGCAAGACTCTACTTTGATTGCCCGTCGGTTGGCTCCTTGCCGTAGTGTTATTTGCGCTTCACCTAACTATCTTGCTAAACATAGTGCGCCACAAAGCCCTGAAGACTTGATTAAACATAATTGTATTAATTACGCTTACTTTAGTGGTGGTAGCGAATGGACTTTTCATGGTGAAAGCGGGCCGTTAAAAGTAAAGGTTGCAGGTAATTATCAAGTTAATAATAGTGAAGCTCTGCATCAAGCAACGTTATCAGGTTTAGGTATTGCTAAAATTCCTACTTTTATTGTTGGTGAAGATATTAACCAAGGAAAACTGGTTCCTTTGTTACCCGAGTATAGTTTATCTATGCAGAATTTTTATGCTGTTTTTCCTGAGAGACGCCACTTACCCGCAAAGGTACGAGTATTTATTGACTTTATTCTTGATAGATTAGGTGGCGAACAACCTACGTGGGATAAAGTATAG